The Formosa sp. Hel1_33_131 genome window below encodes:
- a CDS encoding ParB/RepB/Spo0J family partition protein, with amino-acid sequence MSKVDHIEIPIDEIILLDKNPRTVTEDELQKLCDDIEKDPAFLLQRPPLINKVDGKYYCYAGTQRIKACRKLGKTSVKCFIEENVSSKVQDERMVKDNLHRGEWDFDKLLELDFELTELESFGFEDFEIGLDIGHEPEIDPNIVKEKFERYQNNNIKQIVLYYEQNIYADILERLHKVAEKEGLEDNSSVVIKLLEKYEAGK; translated from the coding sequence ATGAGTAAAGTAGATCACATAGAAATTCCTATTGATGAAATAATTCTTTTAGATAAGAATCCAAGAACTGTAACTGAAGATGAGCTACAGAAGCTTTGCGATGATATAGAGAAGGATCCTGCATTTCTACTTCAAAGACCGCCTTTAATCAATAAAGTGGATGGTAAATATTATTGCTATGCGGGAACACAACGTATAAAAGCCTGTAGAAAACTAGGCAAAACATCTGTCAAATGTTTCATTGAAGAAAACGTATCAAGCAAAGTTCAAGATGAGCGTATGGTTAAAGATAACCTACATCGTGGCGAATGGGATTTTGATAAGCTATTAGAACTCGATTTTGAATTAACGGAATTAGAAAGTTTTGGTTTTGAAGATTTCGAGATAGGTCTTGATATAGGTCATGAACCTGAAATAGATCCTAACATTGTAAAGGAAAAGTTCGAAAGATATCAAAACAACAACATCAAGCAAATAGTACTTTACTATGAGCAAAATATTTATGCTGATATTTTAGAAAGACTTCATAAAGTAGCTGAAAAAGAAGGACTAGAAGATAATAGTTCAGTAGTTATAAAACTGTTAGAGAAGTATGAAGCAGGAAAATAA
- a CDS encoding recombination protein NinG produces MDSKTIQKYRDKSVSQLLKIATTHFNKYIRYRDTDANGFGRCISSGQPLQVPSSNAHAGHFYSGGKFPQLKFNEDNVHLQGKSDNYFNGGNQLQYRKNLIKKIGLKRVEELDMLADISKRSSFKWDRFSLIEIIETYKEKFKAVA; encoded by the coding sequence TTGGATTCTAAAACTATACAGAAGTATAGAGATAAATCTGTATCTCAGCTTTTAAAAATAGCAACCACACATTTCAACAAATACATTAGGTATCGTGATACTGATGCTAATGGGTTTGGTAGATGTATTTCTAGTGGTCAACCTCTACAAGTGCCATCTAGCAATGCGCATGCAGGACACTTCTATAGTGGTGGTAAATTTCCACAACTAAAATTCAATGAAGATAATGTACATCTTCAAGGCAAATCAGACAATTACTTCAATGGCGGTAACCAACTTCAATATCGAAAAAACCTTATTAAGAAAATAGGACTTAAAAGAGTTGAAGAACTTGATATGCTCGCAGACATAAGTAAACGCAGTTCATTTAAATGGGATAGATTCTCCTTAATAGAAATTATCGAAACCTATAAAGAAAAATTTAAAGCTGTAGCATGA
- a CDS encoding PIN domain-containing protein, whose amino-acid sequence MTFIDKLIAQIDLVQPIVNLMLDNSSIFFDEYKQRINPRLIVVGFSKHRYSRKDEKNQIKARQEFDKFYNNFELLLDKATPNNLKKIDKAKTNIINLIEQTKVPVNIESGKNNFLKYTKVFKEFLELLQDEETATMIIPDTNSIIQYPDPISYKNIANSSEFDFVILPTVLSELDKLKISHRNEDFRKKVKSVIKRLKGYRKQGDVLKGVTVNKTVTLKMIATEPNFEKTLNWLDPNNNDDRIIANALELQINKPSNNLIFVSSDMNFQNKAQLANLTIFDTDDLNS is encoded by the coding sequence ATGACATTCATAGATAAGCTAATAGCTCAAATTGATTTAGTTCAACCCATTGTAAATTTAATGCTTGATAATTCATCTATATTTTTTGATGAGTATAAGCAAAGGATTAATCCAAGATTAATAGTTGTTGGATTTAGCAAACATCGTTATAGCAGAAAAGATGAAAAGAATCAAATAAAAGCTAGACAGGAATTTGATAAGTTTTATAATAACTTTGAGTTGCTCTTGGATAAGGCTACTCCTAATAATTTGAAAAAAATTGATAAAGCCAAAACCAATATTATAAATCTAATTGAGCAAACTAAAGTTCCTGTAAATATAGAATCAGGGAAAAATAATTTTTTAAAATACACTAAGGTTTTTAAAGAGTTTCTAGAACTTTTACAAGATGAAGAAACTGCAACAATGATTATCCCTGACACTAATTCTATAATACAATACCCTGATCCAATTAGTTATAAAAATATTGCTAATTCAAGTGAGTTTGATTTTGTAATTCTACCAACTGTATTATCTGAATTAGATAAGCTTAAAATTTCTCACAGAAATGAAGATTTTCGTAAAAAGGTAAAGTCAGTTATAAAGAGGCTTAAAGGTTATAGAAAACAAGGAGATGTCCTAAAGGGCGTGACTGTAAATAAAACAGTCACTTTAAAAATGATAGCTACAGAACCTAATTTTGAAAAAACATTGAATTGGCTAGATCCAAATAATAATGATGATAGAATAATTGCTAATGCTCTTGAATTGCAGATTAATAAACCATCAAACAATTTAATATTTGTCTCTTCTGATATGAATTTTCAAAATAAAGCTCAACTAGCCAACTTGACGATATTTGACACCGATGATTTAAATAGTTAG